The Arachis ipaensis cultivar K30076 chromosome B10, Araip1.1, whole genome shotgun sequence DNA window CGCCACCCCTCTTACCCGGTGACTTATATCTCAtaatcattcaattcattcaaataTCATACTTTAATAtcaatcttcatcatccttcACTCAAGTTCAAACATCATCAATCCATCTCTCATTCAATTTGCaattcatcattatcatcatcatattTATCAATCACTTTTTATTTAACATCACCAACCCTTTATTAGTTCAGTTAACACTTCGCAAAACCTTTTCAAATATCTCCTCAATTTATTTAATAGGCTCATCCTCATTCTGAGGCTTAAAGGCTCACTAACGGACCTTAAACAAGTGTAAGGGAGATTTGGAAAGCTAGAGGTTTGGTTAAACGTTCAAAAATATCATCTTTGGCTAAAACAGGGGTTCCGTGTATGCATGCCATGTTTCACGTACGCGGAGGTGTAAATTTTGCCCATCTCGCATATGCGACTCTTGTCTGCGTACGTGAGCCCCTTGGACAGGAAAGCCTTCCTGTGTCATGTGGTACTGCCCGCGTACGCGAGCCTGTAAATCCTCCTATTTCGCGTACGCATGCACACTCCTGCGTATGCTGGACATCTGGGTAGAGCTCACGGTCCACGTCGCATGTGTGTTCGCGTACGCATGTCCATCAAAAGTGGTAAAAAGTTGTTAAGTTCTGCAGAAAGTACTTTTACACACCAAACTTTCAATGAGaataactttttcgttaaaaattattttttatcactTCTTTGAACGACATAAATTTCACAgacccaattttatttgaaacaaTTTTGACAAAATTTGAGAgttcggaagccaagttatggcccgcCGAGGTTAGTTAAAAATCAAGTTTTTATCAAAATCACCAAACCTCTGTTTTTACCAATAACCTCAATCCAACCCAATGTTTTACACCTCAAAACAACATTAAACTCATTCAACATAGTTTCATAATCATTCCATATCTTTCATAACATATCAATTCTTAATGTTTAGCAATTCTATCCCAACAATCCTCCATCAAAACTATACAACTCATCAACACATTAACATTTACAACTCaaaatcatcattatcatcaattATCATCACGGCTCATGACAACTCAACATTTCTACCAAATATCACTAAACCTTATGAAGTTCACGTAGTTCAACCTATTCTacagtcatctagcctaagtttttacgttacattatatattatttacgaaaaaccaaaaccataccttagtTGATTCCTCCTTAATGCTCGGACACCTCAAATTTCACCGTTCTTCAAGCTTTCACTTCACCAAGAGCACACCAAAGTCGGGTTCCCAGCCTCCAAGAtttaaatcaacaactcaaccaCCAATTGAACTTCAAATCAACGTAATTCAATCTATTTTCACATTATATCGTTATAATCAACCCCAAAGCTTACTAATTCAATAATTTCACAAAGGGTTTGAGGGTTCTTATCTTACCCACGGTTTAATTGgataaaatccaacaattatccACCACTAGAGTActcctaaaccatcaaaatcacaaaatctctcaaTACCAAAATCCAAATTCGTGGAAAAGGGGAGAACAGAGAAATAGACACAAAAATATCAAATTTCTTACCAACATTTTTACATGGTTTGGAAGAGAATTCCGAGACGAATGCGTGATCGCTGACGACTCGTCAgtcggagctccggattgaaagttatggaaGAAAGAAGATCAAAGTGAATAGTGACATAGGATTTGGCCTCTCCTTCACCATTGCAGCGCGATTCACATGAGGGTGGGGTGTTTGTGGCTGAAATGCCATATTTTGGGTTTATATATGTTAGGTCTTGGCCTGGTTTGGACTCGGTCTAACCGATTCGGTCCGTTGACCCGTTTTtatgtcaaaaattttaaaattagtgtcgaaattcatattttaaatatttttactcttctaacttatcaaatttaattttctaacttctttgaataataattaacttatcagttaattatttattaattttcagGATTTTACACTAGGCCTGTCAGGGTCAACGGGAAAGCCTTGCACCGAATCGCGTCGGCAGCTCCTTCCAGGTTCATCTTGGCCTTGAAGGTCGTTAGGTGTTCCTAGGGGTCTTTGGTGCCGTCGTATTTCATATCGGTTTGGTTTTTGAAAATCTTTAGGTAACTTAGCCCTTAGGTTTCTCTCAGTGAATGGGGTGGCTCCCATTATCACGTGATCTCTCGTTGTTCGTTTGTAATCTTGATGGTGTCTTCTGTCTTCGTCGTCGTGTCGACGCTCTGGTTATTCCTGGGAAACACTACAATTCTGGCGTTTTCCGTGATGCCGGTCGGGTGATCTTTCATTCCTGGTTTTTTGCCGTGATTGACTTCTGGAGGTTGCTTGACTTGCGTGTTTTGAGTGGTATCGCCCTTTGGAAGCGACCCGGGCTTTAAGGATTTGTACTCTTTGGTAGAGCTCTTGGATTATTCGGATTGCTTTTTCTCCAAGTCTGTCAGGCATTTAGGCCTTATTGAGGTGGTGGTCGTCTTCTTTTGGTTCTCGCCTGTCAGGGGTGGGCTGGCGATGCATGGTGCTGGTTACCCTCCCGTGGGTTGGTGGAGGGATATCGTTCCGTGGTTCCGGCATTCTATTGGGTGGGTCTGATTCGCAGTGATAGCCTGAGGACCGCTCCTTGAATTCTTCCATCATGTCGCCGAGGCTTTGGCAAGTCTCCACAGACAGTGCCAATGTACTAAGAGTTGTCGGCACGCGTTGTGAGATGGATCAGGGACTCCCCGACCTTGAGTGGTGATGGGACCGGATCTTCTCAGAGCGGTGGGgtgtggtacctgcaaagatacCCTAACACTCAAGTCAAAATAGATATGAGAGATATATGTGAGGGTTAGAAATGTGTGACGTACTCTCTTTTTACAATAGGCATTTGTTTATCTTATcttaaattatcttatttaagATAAGAAGGATACTAGATTTTGAATGTTGGTTAGGAGTTTGATTGCTAGGCTGGTTTGAACTGAAAAGGAGGCCCAAACCCGGGCAACCGTGTTGGAGACTGCTCCGATGAAAAATCCGGAAATCAAGTTTGGAACAAGATGTCTTGAGAATTTTGGGTCTATGGTGCTCTCTCGTGAGCATCACGTGCCTCGTCATTAAATCTATTTATAATCATAATTGACTTCTATTTCACCTAAACACATATTTATGAACCACTGTATTTGACAAATTTTCACTCAAAAGATTTTCAAGCCACATAGCATAATATATGAGCAAACTACTATTTCtacacataaaaattttaaatgctgACAAATCTACTtacgaaaaaaaattaaagctaTAACCATAAAAAATGAATTCCATATGACAAAATTAACTAAACACTAAAAAATCACCTAAAAATTTCAAATGACCCTTTTCCTAATCCTAATTAATCTCATTCCCATCTTTTTCAATCCCCGCTTGACTCTCCCTACACCACCACTACCATCGTCACCACCACCAAGTTAGCAACATCTTTGCATTTTTCGTCTACAACACCAGCAATTCGCATAAATAAAAACGAAGCCAATTTTTGAACTACGACCAAATTCAATATCAACTGAAGAACATTCGGAGATCACAAATCATCCACCAAATCGAACAATTTAAAGGTTGAATACCTTTGATTTTGTCTTGAAATCAATTGAGAAAGTGACTAGCAGCGTTGAATAACGCTATGATCCTATCAAAAAAGGTGGAGAGGAAGTCTTTGATGGTGACATCGAAGACGGAGTAGCGCAACTCTTTGAACCAAGGGAGAAAGCAAAGTCGAGACCACTATGAAACCACCAAACTCGTATACACACGCGGTGGTAATTTAGCGTAGCTACAAAGGAAAAGCCCTTGGAAGAGGCAATGGCGCACACAGCGATCGTGGTGGAGAGGTAGTAACATCGACGAGCACAACAACATCTTCGTGTTCTTCGTCTACAATAGCAGCTCTTCCTTGCGGTGGACCTTGAGAGGGTAATGAGGAACTATCATGACGGAGAAGACAAGAAGGTTGGCGGGATCGGAGGCACGGAGGTTGGACCTTCGACGTCTCTGAATTGGCGGCCAACAGCTGGTCCTTTATAGCAAATTTGGTCCCAGGGTTGGGGGAGGCTTCACTGCTACAGTCGGAGAAGGAGTGAGGAGTGAGGTTATAATTAGGGTTAAGAGAAGGGTAATTTAGTGTTTTTATGGGATTTTTTAGTGTATGGATAATTTTGTCGTACAGAATTCATCTTTTATAGTTacaactttaatttcttttttttatggaTAAATTTGTCAGCATTTAGAACTTTCATGGGTAGAAATAGTAGTTTACTCTAATTATATAAACTAAACAATTATGCTATGTTAATGATTTTTAGTTGTCCAACAAGTAAGTTGACAGTTAACTCACCTATTCACTTAAGTTATTCATTTAAGTAAGTATTGCAGATTTAAAATTCTCTTTGTATATGCAGCAATTAATTGGCTAATAGTtggattttaaataaaattttgatctgTGCTAAATTAGTTATTGATATACCGAGTTGATAGATAGGGTAGAAAACTAAAATTAGTAACACTACAAGAAACGTCGTTAAAATCGACGGCCAAATCGACGGCCTAGCCGTCGATAATATTGAAATTCGACGGCAAAATAGACGGCGCAGTTGGTCGCTATAAAGcttgtcgatttttcaaaatgctaataaaatcgacggctttcgtggccgtcgataataatttaataaaatcgacgtTCATCCCGTCTGTAATATGGGTGTGAGAATTTTACATtcttaataaaatcgacaacattgccatcgatattattatttaaaatcgaCGTCCTCTTTGTCGataattgattcaataaaatcgacagcCTTTGTGTCGATATTTAACTCAATAAAATCAACAACACTTTTGTCTATAATATGTTTAATAAAATCGATGTCAAGACCGTCGATATGTGCTTGAATAAAATCGACACCGTTGCCatcgatttaattatttagatttgtctattttaacttttaaaagcGACAACtttgccgtcgattttaatagttatatgttttatttttttttctatttgaaaaatagtaaaccgttaatacaaataaacttttaaatataaaaataaaatttatactaaatattagataatgagtttacaaacttatcaaaataataaataaccctctaacataaagactcaagacaagataaataactaGACTTAGACTTATATTCGTTTAAATTGCAATCtactaataatataaaatattcaaAGTAAAGTAATTAAATAACCTACTCATACTCGTCTAAATAATTATCTAAGTCATCAAAATCGTCAGAATCATCCTCCCTTTGAGAACTCTATTGACCCACACCACTACAGTTCCCACTGTGAAATGCTGCATAGAAATATCAAATATTGCAAAAGAGTATATCAGAATCTTGAGTTCGGTAGCAGAAAACTGAATATTCTTTTAATATTGATGATTCCTCATACTTCACAAAGAAGCAGAAAACTAACTAAGCTCCAAGAAGCTAAACCAGAAAACAGAATCAGCTAGTAACAAAATGCTTAATCAGTAACCGAATTTCAAATTCCAACAAACTTAAAACTAGCTAACAAGAAATCAAGCAAGCAATCAACACATGAAGAATAAGCAGAAGTTGGCAATTGCTAATACCTGAGCTGAAATTACAGCAAGCAATAATTGAAGAAATGAAAAGGGTAGTGTACCTGGTCATAGGAAACCCTAACTTTGCAGCACCAGAGAGAGAGGGAATCTTTTAAGAAAGCTGCTTCAAATGTATATGCTGTTGTtagaaaatcaaaatataaagTTAGGAACAGGGAATCATTGCAATCTATAGATATAACTCTAAATGTTTGAGAAGAAATGGAAGTCACGTTAAAATACTATATAAACTATAAGgtattgcttgctaattgcctttttttcttgccttatttagcattaattaattaattgttcttGGCATTTTGTAGATATTGCTCAGCTATTAGCTATAGATATTGCTCAGGTTGGAACTGGCAATAGTAACTGTAGCATAAAAAGACATAAAAGACCTATGTTCTTGACAAGAATGGTGTCGTTTAACTTGTTTACAACAACCAGTTCCAACCTGAAAAGCACATTGATGAGACCTTGAAACTACTTTAGGGTTAGTTACTTATTTCCTCATTTCTTTCCCATCATCCTCTAGAGACACAAAAACAATTCTAAACTGTATTCTCTTGGGATGTCAGATTGATATCTAAGCAAGGTTCTTGTTGGATTAACAAGTACATATCATTCGCCCAATGCTAGCTTGACATACATTTATCAAATAAAACCAACCATTACGATAACTTAAGGATTTATAATTTATTCATGGATATATTATCTGACACTGTAAAACATGACTCTGCTTGGCTCAACATTATTTATCCAaccattttaatatatatatattcatcccTAAAAGAGGTGTCTCTCGTGGGGTAGACATGCAATTATTTTTAAAAAGCTTCGGCTAGCCAATTGTTCTTCCTCCAAGAAGTCCAGCCCAAATCATGGCAAATCTGATCGGTGTGGTTGATGCTGTAAGTAGAGATGCAGTGTCTCTTATAGAACCTAGATGTCCTCTTCATAACCTCGACCTCCTCAAGGGTATGCGCAAGCATGTCGGGAACAGTGGGCAGCATGAACTTTTGATCCAACAATGCAGATTTTTATGGCAAAAACATAATTATTATACATTAGCACACAAACAGGAAGTATGCATTACCTGTGCCCTATTCCTGGCACACGAATGCCTTTCTTCTTCATACTTTCTACAAACTCATAAGGTGTAAGACTCTGCAAAAAGTGAATAAAACAAACACAGTTATGCATGTTGAAATTCTAGATGGGTATCAAAAGCTAAAGTATACCAACTTCATAAGAAAGGCCTATTGATCATACCCTGTCACAAGCATCCTTGAAGTAGCGAGCAGCATCATCAACAGCACTCCTAAATCATGGACCGATTGTAAGCAACCCCGTTTTAGAAGCACATTACCCACCATTTAAATCAAATACTAGCATAAAGAATCAGTGTCTCCTAAAGATACTAAGCATACCTCAGCAGTAAAGAGACTGAACACTGTAATACCTGTACAAGACAAGAGACAAGGTCCTTCCTAGCACTTGCTGTCACTATGGCATTGTGAACACCAGAAACACAAGGACCATGGTTGGCACATAGAATGATGCATATCTGTCCAATGTAATATATCAGCAAACTGAGAAGCTGGAGGAAAGTATTCAATATTTTCTTCGAAAAGCGGTATCTAAATGAAAAACTGGCAGCACTATGACATAAGCACAAGCAATTGCACATATTTTTGAGACAGATATGCCGAGAAATGAAGGGACAGAAGAAGTTTAAAGGACTGGAGCATTAGATAGTCTACCTCAATAAATTGAGTGCAATAGCGAGGAAGGTTGCATTTGAACCACAAAAGACAGATAACATCACCCACACCAAAACCTTGTTCGATAATGGAAGACATGGGAACACCAGCATAGCACGGCTCCTCACCTAAAATATGGAAGAGAACCTTAATACAACTATCAAATCTGTGTCTAGGAGACAGAGAGACAACTCAATGTATACCTCTGTCATCAGAGATGGTGGAAACGATATGAGTTGGAGAACCATCACTCCAGCAAGCATGAATAGAACTCTAATTAAAATATTTGGCTTAAATGAAACTAAAAAACATCAAAAAGCATGAACACCACCAAGATTAGCAACACTTCAATATAGAGTTCAAAGTTCGAATAGTAGCTTACATCTGTTCAGCTCCTCTTAAGTTAATCACCTGCAAGAATTAGACAGCAGTCCAAATAAGCATCAAGCTGGAGAATATTTAATCTGAAAAAAGCAAGAATGGAGAGAGCATAGTAATAGGAAAATAAATGTAGAAATATATGCCAAATGTTTGGAAGAACAAATAATTACAAATTTGGGGAATTTGGAATAGAACCAAGACAATGGAATTTGGAAGTCAGTAACAAAAACTGAAAAACATACCTAATTTTTGTGAGCTCGATTGAGAGAGAAGACGCGTAAGAGAGAGCGGAGAAGGAGGAGCAACGGCGGCAACAGAGAGAAGGAGCGACGGCGGCATGGCAGCAGCGCAAGCACGAGAAGCGACGGTGGCGCGAATGTGAGGAGCGACAGCTGCACGGCAGCAACAGAGCGCGACGGCGGCGTGAGCAGGAGGAGTGACGGCGGCGCAACCGTGACGGAGCGACGACAGCAGCGAAGAATGGTATGAATTTGGGGTAGAACGAGGGTTGAACAAGGGAATTTGGAGGAATTGCGTTTCTGAATTTCGGAAGCGGGAGGTGAATGCGGGTATATGtgttttgtgtgataaaaatcgacggcatatttgtcgattttaatttagaaaaaaaacaACACCTGCGACGTCTATTTTGTATATTAAATTTATACCGTTCATCTCATTTTAAAAAGAGATCTAAACCGTTTAAATTTATCGACGGCAATcgttgtcgatattttaaataaaaaatagacaCCACGTGcgtcgattttaaaataaaagtattttcgaCCTCAGGTGCGTTGCTAATGTGAcgataatagaaaaaaaattaatcctTTATAAAAATATCGacgtattttatttttaattatttttttagcaaTATCGACAGCAGGCCATCGAAAATTATCGACGGCAGAAATAACTGTCGATTTTTGGCGTCGAAAAAaatgctttttcttgtagtgtaatttAAAATTACTTTTATAAATAATTACATAAATCAGTAACCAATAACTAAGTTTTAAGAAATAGAGAAATATTTAGACATATATCTTTCTTTCTCCTAGTATAATACGTTCTTCCCATCCTTTACTATAATTAATCGTCGAAATAAATTGTCTATAAAAATTGTTAAtgtaacatttttattttgtaacgAAGGTATTGGTCGTCTTACATAAATCGTGTAATTAATATTCACCTTTATGTAAGATCCGTACATTTATTATTTATAATCGAAGTTGTTAGAAATCTTTGATTTGTCCAAATAACAACATTCACCTAAATGATGAAATTGGATTACATATTTAATTTTCATGTTATTTTCAAAGATGACTTTCAATACTCGATTTGACTTAAGCAAGGAGCTTCTCTCGTGTGCATGGGAATCTAACCAAACTTTCAACATTGTGCAAATTTATGGGTTCTTTTAGGTGATCTCGCTTTGCCTCAAATTGGCAGAAAAAACAGTTGATTAATTAGGGTTTGCTTTAATTTTGGATCTCAAAGgattctctctatatatatagctCCTTAGCTATTATTCAAGTTAGTTACTTTGATTCCTTCTTTTTAGTCTATAAGCTATAAAAAGCCTTAAAGAACTCTCAACTTTGTAGTTGACAATGAAAAAGTAgatcctcactaggattcatatACTTTGACATTATACTTTCTCCACTTCTAGAATTTTGTTCTGAATTTCTATTTCAACTAATCAAcacctatttctatttttttaaaacctTTCAGTTATAAAAAGATGGGTAAACTATAAATTGCTGATCCCAAACTCgtctttatttatgttttttttttttcaaatagttTTTNNNNNNNNNNNNNNNNNNNNNNNCATAGGTTAAAcatactataaaaaaaatattttaatgttatttattattttcatgcattaaaaatataaaaaaaatatatttttataacaaataatattaaaatatttctttttatgGTAGGTTTAATCTATGTCCTTAAAACACAGAATATCAAAATCTATTATTAAATCAAATAAAGTAATTTTAGTTATTGTTACTATAATAAGACTTAATAATTGAACCGAATTAAAGCACTCAATTTTCAAAGAATCATGAGATCATTTTTCTATATGTTGAATGCATGCGGTCGCTGAAATTAAGACTCGTAAGTGTTGAATTTTAGAGAAACATACACATTAAGTAGTTAATCATGTTCATGACCTTGTTGAAATTAGTAAACTGCTCTGACCTATAGAGCTTCTTAATTAAGCTAAAATTTAAAGACCCTCAAAAGTCGGTGTCACCAGATGATCCTTTCAATTATGGACATTGCTGGGGAGAAAAAAAAATCTGTTTTTGGTCATGAAAAAGACCTCTTTGCCAATGGCATGGGTGCTATGAATTATGATGAATACTAACAAATAGAGTGTATACTCAAATTAATTCTTAATAAATCTCAGATTAAACATTTTAATATTtaatcaatttttatattttaaaagtttCTAAGAATTATATCTTCANNNNNNNNNNNNNNNTAAGTTGCAAACAAAATAAACTTGCAAAAGAATTAAGAGGGTAGTAGCTTTTTGAATTTTTATCGGTCATTCAATGAATTTATGACCCACCTAAGACCTTTCTTCTCCCCTCCCTGCCTAATTGAACCCTACATGGTGTAATTTTATTACTCATATAATAGTCTTTGAAATTTCGTATGTAATTTTTTAAAGATGTCAATTATTGGATAataaaaaaaagcataaaaagaGCCATCTTGTGACCCTCATATAGTGTCAACAATTTAGTAAATAGTTAATGTGGGAGTTGgagaattagaattttttttttcaattgtgaAATTAATGTTTAAGGTTAATTAGAGTCCACGTAACACACAAATTTTGTAATATTGTCACTACTACTACTTAAGCTTATGATATTTCGCTTCGTACATGTAATAATTTATTGGTtaacaacaaatttttaaatagagttCAGTATTATAACACATTAATTTTTGGTCTGTTAGACTGAAAGATATAccataaaaaatcaataaaaaaaattgagcacactatttttttaaagaatttaTTTACTGGCGGTCATGTTGTCGGTATTATTTGGTGTCAATTGGTGCACACTAATTTGATTGACATTATACATTATCGATGCTATTGTCGTTGATATTTAAATAAATTCATtacttattaaaataattttattaattaccaACTGTCTACgacaaattatttttatataatattttttaattagttttttgaCAACGTCTTTATTATTGACGATCGAATCGTCGCTATAAATATCTTAATATTACCGGCGACTCGAGTCGTCAATAAATTGAAATCAGAGTTTTTTAATGGGTCATTTTTCTATATAATAATTACCAATTTGTAGTAATCGATCAGTAAAACTGAATTCTCTTGTAGTATGTAATTTAATAAGTATATAGCTAGATACTGTTATTATGCTATTCATTTAGAGTTATGCtacatgtacactaaaatcagtcaccaaagTCAACtaccaatataaaatatatactgagatataaatacacattgaaaataaattaaagcacacatatatttatacacaaatatattgatgactaattttcgtggctaattttagtatacaaataacatttctcattcataaaatatataaaagactTAAGTTAACAATCAGGTCATTTTTGTCGAACGTTTATTATCCTTTAAGAATTATGAAATAGTTCACATacaatttgttttattttattaatttagatGTTTACTCTAATTTTAAGTGTGTGCCATCAtactcataaattaaataaatgaaatTGATAGCTTGTATTTTTCTTCTAATTGTACTATGAGGAGTGCTGTTTCTTGATCAGCATTGTGGTTTGCTCAACTATATTTTGTTAAAGCTCTGACTTTTAAGAATTAGAACTTTAGTCTTTGCTCATTTTAGGTTGCAACAAAAAAGATAgaac harbors:
- the LOC107621740 gene encoding ATP-citrate synthase beta chain protein 2-like produces the protein MSSIIEQGFGVGDVICLLWFKCNLPRYCTQFIEICIILCANHGPCVSGVHNAIVTASARKDLVSCLVQVLQCSVSLLLRSAVDDAARYFKDACDRSLTPYEFVESMKKKGIRVPGIGHSIYI